GGAAATATCCATGCGGTCAATATTGGTACATCCACCACTACAAGTCCCACATTGCATACAACTCGCGATCGCGGCATTCTCACCCCCCTCAGCGATCACTTTATCCATAAACTTTTGACTGATTTTATCACCATCAACCTGGCGATCAGTTTTGATACCAAAGAAGCATTTCTTTTTGGCGACCATTGATTTAATCCTCACTGATGTACAACCTGCTTTTGACTGGCAAAATGCCCATTGGTCGCTGATTCAAATGGGGAGAGAGAACCAACCTTAGTGGCGAGAAACCCGGCAATTTCTGCCGCCGCAGAACGCCCATCTGTAATTGATTCAGCAATCGCTTTCGGACCCGTTGCTGTCCCCGCCAGAAAAACACCTGCCCGTGCCGAATAATTGTTAGAATATTGAGTATGGGCGGTTTCATAGAACCGATCACAACCCACTTTTAGATCGGCAATTTCTGCCAGTTCCGTATTCCCACACATTCCCACCATTAACACCAATAAGTCCACCGTTAACCGCATCGGTCTTGCTGTTAATGTATCTTCTACCCTTAACAATAAACTGCCATCATTTTTCTCATTTGCCTCAGACAGCCGACCTCGGATGAACTGAACCCCATATTTTTCCTGAGACGTTCGGTACAGTTCCTCATAACCGCGACCAAACACCCGAATGTCCATATACAGACTGTAAATTTCACAATCAGGGATCTGTTCTTTAATTTCAATTGCCACCTTGACCGCATTGGTACAGCAAACTCGGGAACAGTAATTATTATTGACTTTCTCATCGCGAGACCCGACACAATGAACCATGGCGATTTTCCGTGGTGTTTTTCCCAATGCCGTTTTTACTTTTTGCTGTTTTAGCATGGCATCGAGTTCAACCGAGGTGATGGAATTATCGTAGATATCGTATCCATACTCCTCTTTAAACGATGCATCAAAAGGGTTGAATCCCGTCGAAACCAGAATTGAAGCCGCCTCAATTTTTTCCCCAGTTGAAGTGGTTACGGTAAAGTTGGGGGCGGAACCCTCAATCTGATTCACTGTACAATTGTTTAAAACCCGGGTTCCATGCAATCCACCTTTGAGTTCAGCGATAATTTCTGAAGCATCGGTAAAATCAGGAAACACTTTATACCATTTCTTTAAATGTCCCCCTAATTCGGCTTCTTTCTCAATTAACGTGACCTCTTGTCCTAACTCGCTGAGTTTTCCAGCCGCCGCCATTCCCGCTGGACCACCACCAATTACGACTACGTTTTTACCCATTGTTTTCATCCTTGCGATATTTGCCAGTTTTGCCGTTTGTCAAGTCATCCCCTTACAAATGACAAGTGATAATCTTTAATATCCCGACCCACTTAAAACGAATGTCACTGGTTTAAGCTGGGTTCGTAGTAGGCACTTTAGTACCAGAAGCGAAGACAGCGCTTACTACAAACTAAAATGGTCGTCTCCGTTCTTCAGCCGTCTTAGATTTGTCATAAGGAATACCAATTTTATCCAGTAACGGTTCGACCGGAACGGCTTTGGCATTCAGTCCACAATCTTTAAAGGGGTCATAGCCTAACAGCAATCCAGTCAGTTGGGCATAGTCTAAAATAGACACGTTAAATTCTTCTTCCAATACTTCTTTAATCGTGCCTTGTTCAGCATCCATAAATACCGTACAACCCGGACAGTTGGTTAAGATTAAATTACAGTCTGGGTGTGCTTCTTTCAAGCTAGCTAATTTCTTATAAACACTCCCAGCCGTGTAATCCCGGTTTTCAGGAAACGCACATTGACGGAAGCCCATCCCACAACAATGTCGGCGTTCGGGATAATCAACAATTTCTGCACCAAAGGCTTCTAAAAGTCCCACTAACACTTGGGGAAATTCTGCCCCACCCATGGCTTCACCGGGGAAAATCTTCCCATAATGGCAACCGACGTGATCTGTGGCTTTGATTCCTTTGAGGCTATATTTAGCTTTTTCAGCCAGTTTATGACGATTGGCAAAGAAGACATCTGACGCATGAACAACCGAAGGTCTACCACCGGATACATGAGGAATCCAAAACTCCCGACCCGTTGTTTCTTTTAATGTCTTTTCGGTGTATTCCAGTAAATCCGGTTCTTCTTCCCAAAGTTTAATTACTTCCGTATAGTTAGCAAAAGAGGTGACACAGAAGGAGAAAAGATTATCCACACCTTGTTCATAATGGGCGATGGAAAAATTTCTCGCCGCAATTACCATCTGAGTTTCTAGGTTGTTGACATCGCCGTGATATCCAATTGCCCCACAGGAGGTATGACCAGGGGCTTCCCGCAGTTCGATACCTAGGTCATTTTTTAAGATTTTATAGGCGACGCCTTCGGTGTAGGGGGCGGCACTTTGGAGAAAACAACTGCGGAAGCATCCCCATAAGTTTCCACCTGGTTCATCGACGCTGGGAACTTGTTTTTGGTGTCTTTCCCAGGCTTGGTTTTTTCCGGCTAATTTCATGATTTTTATCCTAATTTATTTGATTTCGTAGTTGCGGCTATCCCCAGTTTCTAACCAGGTTTGCCAGTATTTTTCCACTTCCGCTTTGCTGCCGAGTTTCTTTTCCATGCCTTTTTCCACGGCATCCATTAAGGAGACGGCACCAGTTTTTTGGTAAATTGTCCGCACTTCTTCCATGTCTTGTTCCGGAATCATCCGGTGGGAACCGGGGCTATTTTCCAAATCCATCGGCACACCCCACCATTCGCGCATTTCTCGCATGTGATCGTAATAGTATTCCCAGTTCTCACCCAGTTCAGGGAAATGAGAGGGGGAGATGTTTTGGGCGAGTAAGGTATAGCCGCGTTTGAGCATATTTTCCCCAAACACCCGCTTGGCGATTAATTGCTGTCGTCCTTTTTCCGACTCAGCAAAGTAACCGTAATGAATGGCGAGTCGGCGTAAGGCAAGAATGACTGAGGCGACGCTGTTGCCTCGGGGACACCGGGTTTTGCAGGAGAAACACTGTCCGCAATACCAAATCTTGTCGGATTTGAGTAATTCTTCAATCAGTTCGTCATCTTCGGATTGAACGATGTTCATTACCTCTCTGGGAGAGTAATCGTTAAACTCGGCTGCCGGACAAACGGCAGTACATACACCGCAATTCAGGCAGGCATTCATGCCGTGCTGATACAAAATGTCTTGTTTTAGCTCATTAAATAGTTTGCCCATTGGTAAACCCCTTTGACTGACGCGACTGAGTGACGCCTCTCGTCGATGTATGCATTATATGAGCAATTAGTTATATAGTGTCAAGGGTTTGCCCAAAAATTTTTTCGGGGAACCATTTTGCCCTCTACTCACCGGCTTCCCCAAGGGCGGGTTGAGGCAAGGTATCAGCTTGTGGCATAAGCTATCTGTAAAACCCGCCCCTACAGTCGGTTCTCTCACCATGACAGCGAAGCCAACCTATTTATGGTATGTAATAATATGACTAATCAGTAAACAAGACCGAACCGCACAACATTACTCCTTATGCCTAATCGCACAGCGACCAAACCCAAGACCAAGAAAGCGACTTCATCAACAGATTGCGGTATCGCCCAACTCTCTCCTGTGGCGTTGACCTTGATGGCAGATTTTTTCAAGGTACTCTCGGAAGTCAGTCGGCTACAGATTGTCTGCTGCTTGAAAGGCGGTGCAAAGAACGTCACGGAGATTATTGAAGAAACCGGACTCGGACAAGCTAATGTATCGAAGCACCTAAAAATACTCAACCAAGCGGGAATTGTTTCCCGTGAACAGCAAGGGGTTTGTGTCTACTATAAGATAGCTAACCCATTTTTGTTTGAATTGTGTGATCTCGTCTGTGATACTCTATCCCTGCAAGTGGAGCAGCAAAGCCAGCAATTACAGCAGCTAGCCGTACTACGTCAAGGTCGCTGATGAACCCAACCCCTACAGCATTGTTGGATTCTACCATCTTCCCAAAGAAAGATGCTATTGTAGCCAAATAAAGCGATAACTTGTTTGGTGTTACTTGAGACGTAATGGTGCGGTGGCACGAAACCTGAATCAAAAAAGCCTCGATCTCGCCAGCTTCCCGCGAATGGCATTGACCGCGACAAGCCTATTGGGATGCTGGATTGGCGTTGTTTTAACTCAGCCTGCGATCGCGCAAATTACTCCTGATGCTACTTTGGGTGATGAAACGTCGATATTGACACCGGGCGATAACCCAATAGACATTCTGATTCAAGGCGGCGCTCAACGGGATTCTCACCTATTCCACAGCTTTGAACAGTTCAATGTGGGAGATGGACAACGAGTTGATTTCGCTAATCCTGGCGGGATTGAAACCATTTTCACTCGCGTCACTGGTGAAAACAGTCCGACGAATATTCTGGGAACCTTAGGCGTCGATGGATCAGCGAACCTGATTTTGCTGAATCCCAATGGTATTTTTTTTGGTGAAAATGCTCAATTAAACGTGTCCGGTGCATTTCGCGCCACGACAGCAGACAGCATTATTTTTGAGAATGGGCTAGAGTTCAGCGCCACAAATCCTCAACCCCCGTCCCCTTTACTCACCGTTAACGTTCCCCTAGGCTTACAATTTGGAGCCAATCCCGGCATGATTGTCAATCAATCCGTCGCCCAGAGGGATGGAGAAGTCGTGGGTCTAGCGGTGCAACCTGGTCAAACTTTATCCTTAATTGGTGGAGATGTGGAGTTAGAAGGGGGTCATCTAACCGCACCTGGGGGAAAAATTGAACTGGGTTCTGTTTTTGATGGAGAGTGGAATCTTAATTCTCCCCAATCCTCGTTCCTGAACGCTACAAATTCGACATTAGGCACGATTCAATTGATAGAACAAGCCACAGTCAATGCAAGTGGTGCAGGCGGGGGCGAGATTCTGGTGCAAGGACGACAAGTTTCTGTCCGGGATGGGTCACAAATTTTATCCATTACCCAAGGATCTCAACCTGGAGCTAATTTAACCATAAACGCTTCTGAGTTAGTCGAAGTGGTTGGCGCTGCACCGACTGATGATGGTTTGGTTCTCAGTAGCATTAAGGCAAATACAGTCGGTGCTGGATCAGGGGGAGATTTAACCATCAATACAGGACAACTGCGGGTGCAGGGTCGAGGATTAGTCTCCGCCTCAACCTTTGGTAGCGGGACAGGGGGAGATCTGACGATTCGGGCTTCCGACTCCGTAGAACTGAGTGGTTCGGGATTTGAGGCTTTGCAACTCAGCGTTATCTTAAGGGCGTTAGCCACACCCGAATCATTGACACCCGAACTATCAGAACTATTAAAGACATTAGGTTTACCTCCCCCACCCTTACAAGTGTCCGATATAGAAGGATTTGTTGGAGGCGGACTTTTAGCGGGTACTCAAGGAAGTAGTGCATCAGCATCAGCCGGTCGTTTAACCATTGACACGAATCGGTTAGTCATGGGGAATGGCGCGATCGCGTCTACACCAACCGGGGGTGCTGGGAGAGGGGGAGATGTCTTAGTCAACGCTTCTGAGTCCGTTGAAATATCCGGTTCTGCCTTTGTCACCGGGGCGTTTCAAGGAACCACAGGTGATGCGGGAAATCTTAGGTTGAATACACAACGCTTATCCCTTAAAAATGGGGGACTCCTGCAAACGGTTACCTTTGGTCAAGGCGATGGTGGAAGTTTGCAGGTGAATGCCTCTGAGTCTGTGCAAATGGACAGTACGCCCATTGGCGCTCTTGCTCCCACAGGGATTTTTGCCAACAGTATCTTTAGTACAGGGACAGGCGGCGACATCACCGTAAATACACGCCAGATGATTATGCGCGACGGGGCGCAAGTGGGAAATCAGACGGGTGCATTGACGGGATTGGGGTTAATTCCAGTCGGGGGTCCCGCTGGAGATGTTGTCATAAATGCGACTGATTTTATCGAAATTGACGGCTTATCCCCGGATGCTCGCTTTATTAGTGGTCCAGGAACCACCAGTTTTAGTGGTGCGCCCGCAGGAGATGTAACAGTTTCCACTCAAAATATGATCATTCACAATGGGGCAAATATTTCAACCACCACCCTGAGTGCGGGAGATGGAGGCACATTGACGGTTAATGTCTCCGATACCTTGGAACTCATCGGTACGGGCATTTCTACCGGGGGAGGAGTCACCGTCGAAATTCCCAGTAGTTTAGTTTCTTCCTCCGGACGTGCTGACTTTCCCGCCTTGCAAGCCACTGGGGACGCGGGTGTTTTAAAGGTAAATGCAGGTCAACTGATTATCCGGGATGGGGCAGAAGTTGCCGTGAATAGTCTTGGTTCAGGGGATGCGGGGACATTAGAAATTGTCGCCGATTTGATTCAATTAGACAATCAGGGAACAATTAATGCGGCGACAGATTCGGGTCAAGGTGGTAACTTATCCCTGAAAACTCAAAACTTGCTGATGATTCAAGAGAGTCAGATTACCACAGATGCCGGGAATACAGATGGGGGTAATATTACCATCATCACCGATACCTTAGTCGCTGACGAAAATAGCGATATTACTGCCAATGCTCAACAAGGTCGAGGGGGACGAGTTAGTGTTACGGCTCAAGGTATTTTTGGCACTGAGTTTCGGGAGAAATTGACACCAGAAAGTGATATTACAGCCACCTCTGAATTGGGTCCTGAGTTTAGTGGTACTGTGAATATTGTGATCCAGGGTATTGACCCCTCTCAAGGATTAGTTGAGTTCCCCGAAAATTTCACAGATACCAGCACACTTATTGCTCTTGGCTGTGCTGCTAATGAAGGGAATTACTTTGCCATAACGGGGCGCGGTGGCTTACCTGCCAACCCAACTCAACCCCTTACCAGTGAGACAGTGTGGTCAGATGTACGCAATTTGTCTGTGGCATCTTCCCCATCGTCTGTCGCTAAAACAGAAAACAATTTCCACTTTTCCCGACCCAATCCTCAACCTCAAATTATTGAAGCACAAGGCTGGATTGTCAATGAAAAAGGTCAAGTTGAATTGGTAGCTAATTTACCGGAAGCTTCTCCCCAACGTCCTCGATATAAACCACAAACTTGTTCTTTTTAATTCTTGGGAGGAACTCAGATCAAGCAAAAAAACTCTGCGCCCCTCTGCGTAAACCTCGGCGTACCTCTGCGTTAAAAAAACATAATTTCGATGCGAACTTATATGATATGAACTCAACATCATACCCTTGAGCGAAGTGTCAATACTGCAAATTAAGTCAGGGCGGGTTTTGTACAAACGTTATGATCAATAGCGAAACATAATTTCCTAACTGCAAATTAAGTCAGGGCGGGTTTTGTACAAACGTTATGATCAATAGCGAAACATAATTTCCTAAACCCGCCCCTACTCAAAACTAGATTCCTTTGAGCAAAGGGTCAACGCTCAACACTCCCTCTGGATACCGTTAACTATCAAAATCAGGTCAAACTATGAAGTGGGCTAGTCAAATTTTTCGGCTAAAGATTCGGTCTAGTTTGAGATGGTATGCTTCCTCTGTGATACTGTTTGGGCTAACCCTGTTTCTCGTCACCACTGTATTACCCGGAATTTCATATCCAGTTGAATCTTTACACGTTAGTGGAGACAAGGTAGAGGACAGAGGGCAGAGGGCAGAAGGGCATATTGCCCAAACCGATAAAATCTTACACCTTGGGGATAACACCAGGCGCTTAAAACGCCAATCCCCAAATGCCAAAATTGCCAATTCCCCAACCCCTCTAGAACAAGGGATTGCTGCCTTTGAAGCGGGACGTTTTGCTGATGCAGCACAACTGTGGCAACAAGCCGCCCAAGAGTATGAAGCAAAGAGCGATCGCCTAAATCAAGCCCTAAGTTTAAGTTATCTCTCGCTAGCTTATCAAAACTTGGGACAAGTCCAAGACGCAGAACAGGCGATTAGCCAAAGTCTTGATCTGTTGCAACACCAAGACAATTGGGAATCAGGGGGTTTGGCGATTCTGGGTCAAGCCTTGAATACGCAGGGACGCCTACAACTTACCAAAGGACAAGCTGAAGCCGCCTTGGACACCTGGAAACAAGCCAGCGACGCTTACCGCCGTGCGGGTGATGAAACCGGAAAACTGGGAAGCCAAATTAACCAAGCCCAAGCCTTGCAAACCTTGGGACTCTATCGACGGGCGCAAACCCGCCTAGAACAGGCAAATCAACACCTCCAAGCCCAACCTGATTCCCTGCTAAAAGTTCAAGGATTGCAGAGTTTAGGAATTGCCCTGCAAGAGTTGGGTGATCCCAAAACGTCCCAAACCCTTTTAACTCAAAGTTTAGCGATCGCCCAAAAACTGAACCCAACTCCCGATACCAGTGCGATTCTGTTGAGCTTAGGAAATGTGGCGAGAGACTTACAAGAAGATGACAAAGCATTAGATTATTACCAGAAAGCCGCTAAAAATGCAACCGATTCACTGATCCAAATCAAAGCTCAATTGAACCAACTGAGTCTGTTGATCAATACGGAACAAGAAGACGCCGCGATCGCACTATTACCGCAAATCCAAGTTAGTCTCGCCACCCTATCCCCCAGTCGGGCGGCGGTTTATGCTCATGTCAATTTAGCAGATAGTCTGATGCGGATGAGCAGCGATGTAGAGACGTGCCATGGCACGTCTGGATGTCAATTGATGGGTTTAACCGATAACCTTACCCCAGAAACCGGAAGCGCTAAAGCGCTCACTACGAACGGCGCTAAAGCGCTCACTACGAACGGCGCGATCGCACAAATATTAGCCAAAGCCATTCAACAAGCCAGACAGATTCAAGACGCGAAAGCTGAATCCTACGCTTTGGGCGAGTTAGGCAAACTTTACGAACAGAAGCAGCAGTTAGCCGAGGCGCAAAAGCTGACGCAACAGGCGCTGAGTTTGGTTCAAGTCATTAATGCTGGTGATATTGCCTACTTATGGGAATGGCAACTGGGTCGTATTCTGGAAAAGCAGGGAAATATAAAGGATGCCGTCGCCGCTTATACCGTCGCCGTGGAAACCTTGCGATCGCTCCGCAGTGATTTGATTGCCCTGCCCAATTTACAATTTTACTTTCGAGAACGGGTTGAACCCGTCTATCGTCAACTGGTGGGATTACTCCTCAAATCTGATCCGTCTCAAAAAAACCTCCAAAAAGCCCGTGAGGTGATTGAATCCCTCCAGCTTGCTGAATTAGATAACTTTTTTCGCAACACCTGTATCCAGGCGCAATCCCAACAAATTGATCAGGTTGATCCCACGGCGGCAGTGATTTATCCGATTATTCTGCCAGATCGATTAGCTGTGATTCTATCATTGCCGGGACAACCCCTGCACCATTATCAAACCCAATTACCGGAAGCAGAAGTCAACAACGCCTTTGTCCAACTCCGCAAATTCCTCAATCCTGTTCTGTCAAACAAACAACGGTTACGCTATTCCCAAGACATTTACGACTGGCTGATTCGACCCATAGAAGCTGAATTAGCCGACAATGAGATTAAAACCCTCGTCTTTATCCTGGATGGGGCGTTGCGAAATCTGCCTATGGCAGCCCTTTATGATGGAGAACAGTATCTCATTGAAAAATATAGTGTCGCGGTTAGTCCCGGATTGCAACTGTTAGAACCGCGTGCATTAGACCGAGAACGGCTTCAGGCATTAATTGGTGGACTCAGCGAGGAACGTGGGGGGTTTTCTGCCTTACCGGGAGTTGAGTTGGAACTGAAAAAAATCTCGGATCAAGTACCGTCTGAGATGCTGTTCAATCAGGAGTTTACCACAACCACACTTAAGCAGGAAATTAGTGATGTTCCTTTCCCCATAGTTCACCTAGCTACTCATGGTCAGTTTAGTTCCGAGGTGGAAGATACGTTTATCTTGACCTGGGAGGGGCCAGTTAATGTCAATGATTTGGATCAACTACTGCAAGTTCGAGAACGAGAGGATAACCAACCGATTGAATTACTGGTTCTCAGTGCTTGCCAAACCGCAACCGGGGATCAACGAGCCGCCTTGGGATTAGCAGGTGTTGCTGTACGTTCCGGCGCTCGCAGCACTCTGGCAACCCTGTGGTCAGTTCGCGACGAATCAACGGCTCAACTTATGGCTGAGTTTTACCAATACCTGACTCAAGCTGAAAACAGCAAAGCGGAATCTCTGCGTCAGGCACAGCTTTCTATCTTGAAAAATCCTAAGTACGAGCATCCTTATTACTGGGCACCGTTTGT
The nucleotide sequence above comes from Coleofasciculus chthonoplastes PCC 7420. Encoded proteins:
- a CDS encoding FAD-dependent oxidoreductase gives rise to the protein MGKNVVVIGGGPAGMAAAGKLSELGQEVTLIEKEAELGGHLKKWYKVFPDFTDASEIIAELKGGLHGTRVLNNCTVNQIEGSAPNFTVTTSTGEKIEAASILVSTGFNPFDASFKEEYGYDIYDNSITSVELDAMLKQQKVKTALGKTPRKIAMVHCVGSRDEKVNNNYCSRVCCTNAVKVAIEIKEQIPDCEIYSLYMDIRVFGRGYEELYRTSQEKYGVQFIRGRLSEANEKNDGSLLLRVEDTLTARPMRLTVDLLVLMVGMCGNTELAEIADLKVGCDRFYETAHTQYSNNYSARAGVFLAGTATGPKAIAESITDGRSAAAEIAGFLATKVGSLSPFESATNGHFASQKQVVHQ
- a CDS encoding heterodisulfide reductase-related iron-sulfur binding cluster, which gives rise to MKLAGKNQAWERHQKQVPSVDEPGGNLWGCFRSCFLQSAAPYTEGVAYKILKNDLGIELREAPGHTSCGAIGYHGDVNNLETQMVIAARNFSIAHYEQGVDNLFSFCVTSFANYTEVIKLWEEEPDLLEYTEKTLKETTGREFWIPHVSGGRPSVVHASDVFFANRHKLAEKAKYSLKGIKATDHVGCHYGKIFPGEAMGGAEFPQVLVGLLEAFGAEIVDYPERRHCCGMGFRQCAFPENRDYTAGSVYKKLASLKEAHPDCNLILTNCPGCTVFMDAEQGTIKEVLEEEFNVSILDYAQLTGLLLGYDPFKDCGLNAKAVPVEPLLDKIGIPYDKSKTAEERRRPF
- a CDS encoding 4Fe-4S dicluster domain-containing protein, with amino-acid sequence MGKLFNELKQDILYQHGMNACLNCGVCTAVCPAAEFNDYSPREVMNIVQSEDDELIEELLKSDKIWYCGQCFSCKTRCPRGNSVASVILALRRLAIHYGYFAESEKGRQQLIAKRVFGENMLKRGYTLLAQNISPSHFPELGENWEYYYDHMREMREWWGVPMDLENSPGSHRMIPEQDMEEVRTIYQKTGAVSLMDAVEKGMEKKLGSKAEVEKYWQTWLETGDSRNYEIK
- a CDS encoding ArsR/SmtB family transcription factor, translated to MPNRTATKPKTKKATSSTDCGIAQLSPVALTLMADFFKVLSEVSRLQIVCCLKGGAKNVTEIIEETGLGQANVSKHLKILNQAGIVSREQQGVCVYYKIANPFLFELCDLVCDTLSLQVEQQSQQLQQLAVLRQGR
- a CDS encoding beta strand repeat-containing protein, coding for MARNLNQKSLDLASFPRMALTATSLLGCWIGVVLTQPAIAQITPDATLGDETSILTPGDNPIDILIQGGAQRDSHLFHSFEQFNVGDGQRVDFANPGGIETIFTRVTGENSPTNILGTLGVDGSANLILLNPNGIFFGENAQLNVSGAFRATTADSIIFENGLEFSATNPQPPSPLLTVNVPLGLQFGANPGMIVNQSVAQRDGEVVGLAVQPGQTLSLIGGDVELEGGHLTAPGGKIELGSVFDGEWNLNSPQSSFLNATNSTLGTIQLIEQATVNASGAGGGEILVQGRQVSVRDGSQILSITQGSQPGANLTINASELVEVVGAAPTDDGLVLSSIKANTVGAGSGGDLTINTGQLRVQGRGLVSASTFGSGTGGDLTIRASDSVELSGSGFEALQLSVILRALATPESLTPELSELLKTLGLPPPPLQVSDIEGFVGGGLLAGTQGSSASASAGRLTIDTNRLVMGNGAIASTPTGGAGRGGDVLVNASESVEISGSAFVTGAFQGTTGDAGNLRLNTQRLSLKNGGLLQTVTFGQGDGGSLQVNASESVQMDSTPIGALAPTGIFANSIFSTGTGGDITVNTRQMIMRDGAQVGNQTGALTGLGLIPVGGPAGDVVINATDFIEIDGLSPDARFISGPGTTSFSGAPAGDVTVSTQNMIIHNGANISTTTLSAGDGGTLTVNVSDTLELIGTGISTGGGVTVEIPSSLVSSSGRADFPALQATGDAGVLKVNAGQLIIRDGAEVAVNSLGSGDAGTLEIVADLIQLDNQGTINAATDSGQGGNLSLKTQNLLMIQESQITTDAGNTDGGNITIITDTLVADENSDITANAQQGRGGRVSVTAQGIFGTEFREKLTPESDITATSELGPEFSGTVNIVIQGIDPSQGLVEFPENFTDTSTLIALGCAANEGNYFAITGRGGLPANPTQPLTSETVWSDVRNLSVASSPSSVAKTENNFHFSRPNPQPQIIEAQGWIVNEKGQVELVANLPEASPQRPRYKPQTCSF
- a CDS encoding CHAT domain-containing protein; this encodes MKWASQIFRLKIRSSLRWYASSVILFGLTLFLVTTVLPGISYPVESLHVSGDKVEDRGQRAEGHIAQTDKILHLGDNTRRLKRQSPNAKIANSPTPLEQGIAAFEAGRFADAAQLWQQAAQEYEAKSDRLNQALSLSYLSLAYQNLGQVQDAEQAISQSLDLLQHQDNWESGGLAILGQALNTQGRLQLTKGQAEAALDTWKQASDAYRRAGDETGKLGSQINQAQALQTLGLYRRAQTRLEQANQHLQAQPDSLLKVQGLQSLGIALQELGDPKTSQTLLTQSLAIAQKLNPTPDTSAILLSLGNVARDLQEDDKALDYYQKAAKNATDSLIQIKAQLNQLSLLINTEQEDAAIALLPQIQVSLATLSPSRAAVYAHVNLADSLMRMSSDVETCHGTSGCQLMGLTDNLTPETGSAKALTTNGAKALTTNGAIAQILAKAIQQARQIQDAKAESYALGELGKLYEQKQQLAEAQKLTQQALSLVQVINAGDIAYLWEWQLGRILEKQGNIKDAVAAYTVAVETLRSLRSDLIALPNLQFYFRERVEPVYRQLVGLLLKSDPSQKNLQKAREVIESLQLAELDNFFRNTCIQAQSQQIDQVDPTAAVIYPIILPDRLAVILSLPGQPLHHYQTQLPEAEVNNAFVQLRKFLNPVLSNKQRLRYSQDIYDWLIRPIEAELADNEIKTLVFILDGALRNLPMAALYDGEQYLIEKYSVAVSPGLQLLEPRALDRERLQALIGGLSEERGGFSALPGVELELKKISDQVPSEMLFNQEFTTTTLKQEISDVPFPIVHLATHGQFSSEVEDTFILTWEGPVNVNDLDQLLQVREREDNQPIELLVLSACQTATGDQRAALGLAGVAVRSGARSTLATLWSVRDESTAQLMAEFYQYLTQAENSKAESLRQAQLSILKNPKYEHPYYWAPFVLVGNWL